One window from the genome of Cryptomeria japonica chromosome 6, Sugi_1.0, whole genome shotgun sequence encodes:
- the LOC131876632 gene encoding auxin-responsive protein SAUR32-like, with protein sequence MKIKIGRLFLKSRKTKLSRSVLHIKVPSLLPLVRRLFCCVRSKISSCKSRGRIPLNTQTLGRPLPKVVPQGCVAIQVGQEQQRYVIPILYLSHPFITKLLMEAENEFGYEQRGTLTLPCELDDLEQLKWLIDREETPNFHRKHI encoded by the coding sequence ATGAAGATCAAAATAGGCAGATTGTTTCTCAAATCCAGAAAGACGAAGCTGAGCCGCAGTGTGCTGCACATCAAAGTCCCCAGCCTACTTCCCCTAGTTCGCCGTTTATTTTGCTGCGTGCGGTCGAAAATATCGTCTTGCAAGTCTCGTGGTCGAATCCCGCTCAACACTCAAACCCTAGGTCGTCCATTGCCGAAGGTTGTTCCGCAGGGGTGCGTAGCCATTCAGGTAGGGCAAGAGCAGCAGCGTTATGTGATTCCGATACTGTACTTATCCCATCCCTTCATTACAAAGCTGCTGATGGAGGCGGAGAATGAATTCGGCTACGAGCAAAGGGGAACCCTCACTCTTCCCTGTGAGCTCGATGATTTAGAGCAGCTCAAATGGCTGATTGACAGAGAAGAAACTCCGAACTTCCATCGCAAACACATTTGA